Proteins from a single region of Desulfobacter postgatei 2ac9:
- a CDS encoding transposase, whose product MRLDSGNDSQDNFEVIKTCEGVDVLVKRNLRKESLDGWLILAQNTESVRLIRCGHKSVWVGQTTVDPKGRALPRPIVFKVTERYEEKGEPLLFPTIEVETYWVTIAGLSPQEVINLYHDHGTSEQFHSEIKSDLGLERFPSCRFSSNSLILHLALLAYNILRIIGQISLEEQDENNLPINRRKKVSRRRLRTVMQDLMYMAGRLIYSGRRWSISFGKINPFAQLAENVLYRLRCSPG is encoded by the coding sequence ATCCGTCTTGATTCAGGAAATGACAGTCAGGATAATTTTGAAGTAATAAAAACATGCGAAGGTGTTGATGTCTTGGTTAAGCGCAATTTACGTAAAGAATCTTTGGATGGTTGGCTTATCCTGGCCCAGAATACTGAAAGCGTTAGATTGATTCGCTGTGGACACAAAAGTGTGTGGGTCGGGCAAACAACTGTTGACCCAAAAGGGCGGGCATTGCCACGTCCGATTGTCTTCAAAGTGACTGAACGATATGAAGAAAAAGGGGAGCCCCTGCTTTTTCCCACAATTGAAGTCGAGACCTATTGGGTTACCATCGCCGGGCTGAGCCCCCAAGAGGTCATCAATTTATACCATGATCATGGAACCAGTGAACAATTTCATTCAGAAATCAAAAGTGATCTTGGGTTAGAACGCTTCCCCAGTTGCCGTTTTAGCAGCAACAGCCTGATTCTCCATCTTGCTCTTTTGGCGTATAACATTCTTAGAATCATAGGCCAAATTAGCCTTGAGGAGCAGGATGAGAACAATCTTCCGATCAACCGTAGAAAAAAAGTCTCACGAAGGAGGTTAAGAACAGTTATGCAGGATTTAATGTATATGGCTGGCCGTTTAATATATAGTGGTCGGCGGTGGAGCATTTCATTTGGTAAGATCAACCCGTTTGCCCAATTGGCTGAGAACGTATTGTACCGGTTACGTTGTTCTCCAGGATAA
- a CDS encoding bifunctional acetyl-CoA hydrolase/transferase family protein/GNAT family N-acetyltransferase, whose product MSEKNLSNWESRLVPPDKVLNHIRPGMTVFIGTGPATPRRLIRTLLDVDKHNIRDLELMQLAVLGETILSIDRLNAPNYRLKTFFSGGYVAWDTISTGQVDLIPAYSSEIPEIIRSGRINVDVAFIQITPPNDAGYCSLGLAVDVAKEAMYKASLVVGEVNEAMPFTYGDTFVSIEEFDLLVRADREPITYTPEPVTDVMKKVAANVANEIRDGDCINYSLGPLFEALVPYLSDKKDLGIHSLYFTDAAAELVNSGAVTNNRKFLFRGKSLASYALGTKKLMKWLHKNPLVEFQGIDWVCNSQLIARNPQFVAIYEGRKADLQGRVAFPLRGAVISGPGEGIDFYKAAEASKDGNTIVGMPSRNENGESNILFSIEKYVNQLRLRESIHVLATEYGVAMLKWRPLRERAQAIIDVAHPDDREDLIKKAREKKILYSNQIFVSRSGHLYPAYIAHTKTFKGDKTVRFRAMKPSYEESMRRFFYRCSNETVFYRFFYSVKTMGHDKMQAYVNVDYTKEFSVVGFGGKKGENRIVAEARLVGSDDGKAGEVAFLIDENYQGAGVGSYLMSLLVQEGKKRKLEALYAEVLPENRPMIKVFEKSGLPLKSKLEGGVYHITLSLSG is encoded by the coding sequence ATGTCGGAGAAAAACCTGAGCAATTGGGAGAGTCGTCTTGTGCCCCCGGATAAGGTTTTAAATCATATCCGGCCCGGAATGACCGTGTTCATCGGCACAGGGCCGGCTACGCCACGACGGCTGATCCGTACATTGCTTGATGTGGACAAACATAATATCAGGGATCTTGAGTTGATGCAGCTGGCTGTGCTGGGGGAGACCATTTTGTCCATTGATCGCCTTAATGCCCCCAACTACCGGTTGAAAACATTTTTTTCAGGGGGATATGTGGCCTGGGATACCATTTCCACCGGCCAGGTGGATCTTATCCCTGCCTATTCCTCTGAGATTCCGGAAATCATCAGATCCGGCAGAATCAATGTGGATGTGGCATTTATACAGATCACCCCGCCCAATGATGCCGGATACTGCAGTCTGGGTCTTGCCGTGGATGTGGCAAAAGAAGCCATGTACAAGGCAAGCCTTGTGGTGGGTGAGGTGAATGAGGCAATGCCCTTTACCTATGGGGATACCTTTGTCTCCATAGAAGAGTTTGATCTTCTGGTACGCGCGGACCGGGAGCCGATCACCTATACTCCTGAACCGGTTACCGATGTTATGAAAAAGGTGGCTGCCAATGTGGCCAATGAAATTCGGGATGGTGACTGCATCAACTATTCCCTTGGACCCTTGTTCGAAGCGCTGGTGCCTTATTTGTCAGATAAAAAAGATCTTGGCATTCATTCCCTTTATTTTACCGATGCAGCCGCAGAGCTTGTCAATTCCGGGGCTGTCACCAATAATCGAAAATTTCTGTTCAGGGGCAAATCTTTGGCATCCTATGCCCTTGGCACCAAAAAATTGATGAAATGGCTGCATAAAAATCCTCTGGTGGAGTTCCAGGGTATTGACTGGGTGTGCAACTCCCAGCTCATTGCCCGCAACCCCCAGTTTGTCGCCATATATGAAGGCCGCAAAGCCGATCTCCAGGGCAGGGTTGCCTTTCCCTTAAGAGGCGCCGTGATTTCAGGCCCTGGTGAAGGGATTGATTTTTACAAGGCCGCAGAAGCCTCCAAGGATGGCAACACCATCGTCGGTATGCCCAGCCGTAATGAAAACGGCGAGTCCAATATCCTGTTCAGTATAGAGAAATATGTCAATCAGTTGCGGTTGCGTGAATCGATTCATGTGCTGGCCACGGAATACGGGGTGGCCATGCTCAAATGGCGTCCCTTGCGGGAACGGGCCCAGGCCATCATTGATGTGGCCCATCCCGACGATAGAGAGGATTTGATTAAAAAGGCCCGGGAAAAAAAAATCCTCTATTCCAACCAGATTTTTGTCAGCCGTTCCGGCCATCTGTATCCGGCATATATTGCCCATACCAAAACCTTCAAGGGTGATAAAACAGTCCGGTTTCGGGCCATGAAGCCTTCGTATGAAGAATCCATGCGCCGGTTTTTCTACCGCTGTTCAAATGAAACGGTATTTTATCGCTTCTTTTATTCCGTAAAAACCATGGGTCACGACAAAATGCAGGCGTATGTCAATGTGGATTATACCAAAGAGTTCTCCGTGGTGGGATTTGGTGGAAAAAAGGGCGAAAATCGGATTGTTGCCGAGGCACGACTGGTTGGCAGCGATGACGGCAAAGCCGGTGAAGTGGCTTTTTTGATAGATGAAAACTACCAGGGTGCAGGGGTGGGGTCCTATTTAATGTCATTGTTGGTCCAGGAGGGGAAAAAACGCAAACTTGAAGCGCTCTATGCCGAGGTTCTGCCCGAAAACCGACCCATGATCAAGGTGTTTGAGAAATCAGGCCTGCCGTTGAAATCAAAGTTGGAGGGCGGGGTCTACCATATTACCCTATCCCTGAGCGGTTGA
- a CDS encoding diadenylate cyclase translates to MEQLILLFSGWRWQDVLDIVFNAYILFRLYVLFRGTNVLRVLMAVVAMWVIGRSANAMGLIITNWVLQGVITVATFIIIIVFRNEISGVVRTRSLKFFLWEVPRAQINTPVRIITDAVVELARSKIGALIVMPLKTGVDSIISSGVDINASLSREMLVNIFWPGAPLHDGAAVIQRGRITRAGTILPLSQNRNLASKYGTRHRAALGLTEQCDALVIVVSEERGKVSLVQDNQIHEIRDPNKIESLIKQYTGGPEPVKGMRRQNRELLVAAMVCFLCTTGLWLSFSRGMETLANYDVPIEFMKPDKKMNIIDASASRSRLLISGARPLVNSLTLDRMSIKISLNGTVVGKNKLTITRQNVQLPPGIRLKNIEPDQVEVTLDTMAEKQVPVQADFSGKLPDGVIMTSIRVIPETVKITGGEIALDNVSTVFTEKIPLTELTTSGVINVGLVMSPATLRPDEKHEKVQVRYTISERKNHEDTQN, encoded by the coding sequence ATGGAACAACTGATTTTATTATTTTCCGGATGGCGCTGGCAGGATGTGCTGGATATTGTATTTAACGCATATATTCTGTTTCGTTTGTATGTACTGTTCCGGGGGACCAATGTCCTGCGTGTTCTTATGGCTGTGGTGGCGATGTGGGTCATCGGTCGTAGCGCCAACGCCATGGGGCTGATCATTACCAACTGGGTCCTGCAGGGCGTGATCACCGTGGCGACGTTTATCATCATCATTGTATTTAGAAATGAAATATCAGGGGTGGTCAGAACACGCAGCCTCAAATTTTTTCTATGGGAAGTTCCAAGGGCCCAGATCAATACGCCGGTGCGCATCATTACGGATGCTGTGGTGGAACTGGCCCGATCGAAAATCGGGGCATTGATCGTGATGCCGCTTAAAACAGGGGTGGACAGCATAATTTCCTCCGGGGTGGATATTAATGCATCACTTTCCAGGGAAATGCTGGTTAATATTTTTTGGCCCGGTGCGCCGCTTCATGACGGTGCTGCCGTCATCCAGAGGGGAAGGATTACCCGGGCCGGGACAATTTTGCCCTTGTCCCAGAATCGAAATCTGGCCTCCAAATACGGCACCCGGCACAGGGCGGCTCTGGGGCTTACTGAGCAATGCGATGCCCTGGTGATTGTTGTGTCTGAGGAACGTGGAAAAGTATCCCTTGTACAAGACAATCAGATTCATGAAATCAGGGACCCTAACAAGATTGAATCGCTAATAAAACAATATACCGGCGGGCCTGAACCGGTAAAGGGAATGCGCAGGCAGAACCGGGAACTGCTTGTTGCTGCCATGGTCTGTTTTTTATGTACCACAGGTCTGTGGCTGAGCTTTTCAAGAGGCATGGAGACATTGGCCAACTATGATGTTCCCATTGAGTTCATGAAGCCTGACAAAAAAATGAACATTATTGATGCATCCGCTTCCAGGTCCAGGCTTCTGATCAGCGGTGCACGGCCTTTGGTCAACTCCTTGACTTTGGATCGGATGAGTATCAAGATATCCCTTAACGGAACCGTTGTGGGAAAAAACAAACTGACCATTACCCGGCAGAATGTCCAGTTGCCACCGGGTATCCGCCTGAAAAACATTGAACCGGATCAGGTGGAAGTGACCCTGGACACCATGGCGGAAAAACAGGTACCGGTACAAGCAGACTTTTCAGGAAAATTGCCGGACGGCGTTATCATGACCAGTATCCGCGTTATCCCTGAAACGGTCAAAATCACAGGCGGCGAGATTGCCCTGGACAACGTAAGCACCGTGTTTACCGAGAAAATTCCTCTGACAGAGTTAACAACCTCTGGCGTTATTAATGTGGGATTGGTCATGAGCCCTGCCACCCTGCGGCCGGATGAGAAGCATGAAAAGGTACAGGTTCGATATACCATCTCAGAAAGGAAGAATCATGAGGACACCCAAAACTGA
- a CDS encoding DUF2914 domain-containing protein, which translates to MPDFNAKKSSFLLSRLLLVCGLVGFLFIAPGVGLADQPRVVLADAVVCERISNFRPVNPAVVFSVSQGEVFCFSEFDPVYEKTAIFHNWYKNDKLIFSIPLVLSVPKWSSFSRVQMRAADKGPWRVEIRDEANNILKTLRFSMSD; encoded by the coding sequence ATGCCAGATTTCAATGCAAAAAAGTCTTCTTTTTTGCTTTCCCGACTTCTCCTTGTTTGCGGACTGGTGGGGTTTTTGTTTATAGCGCCCGGTGTCGGCCTGGCAGACCAGCCCCGTGTGGTTTTGGCCGATGCCGTTGTGTGTGAACGCATATCCAATTTCAGGCCGGTGAATCCGGCCGTTGTATTTTCCGTTTCCCAGGGAGAGGTTTTCTGTTTTTCCGAATTTGATCCGGTGTATGAAAAGACAGCGATTTTTCATAACTGGTATAAAAACGATAAGCTTATTTTTTCCATACCTCTTGTTCTTTCCGTACCCAAATGGTCCTCTTTTTCAAGGGTTCAGATGCGTGCTGCAGATAAGGGGCCCTGGCGGGTCGAAATTCGGGATGAAGCCAATAATATTCTAAAAACCTTAAGATTCAGCATGTCTGATTGA
- a CDS encoding RNA-binding S4 domain-containing protein → MTENRIVYITHAPVELYKVLKFENFASSGGEAKYMIADGLVRVNGRVETRKRKKIFPGDVIEIYDSCLEMKMAPV, encoded by the coding sequence ATGACTGAGAACAGAATCGTTTATATTACCCATGCACCTGTGGAATTGTATAAGGTGCTCAAGTTTGAAAATTTTGCGTCCAGCGGGGGCGAGGCCAAGTATATGATTGCCGACGGGCTAGTCCGGGTAAACGGGCGGGTTGAAACACGAAAAAGGAAAAAGATTTTTCCCGGCGATGTTATAGAAATTTATGACAGTTGTCTTGAAATGAAAATGGCTCCTGTCTAA
- a CDS encoding acetate--CoA ligase family protein: protein MQLDIDFDSIEQIFSNAWGQGRDFLFESEVYELLAKSGSETFPRTRLIKRGTRIADDELVAIPGKKIVLKIVSPYIVHKTEVGGVRVVDNEPDKIRSAVRRMFYEVPESYAAGLARTQEGLPVHYQGLTGDALTAAVSRDVKGVLQVQYMPPDSAAFGNELIVGLRHTREFGTILSAGLGGTDTALYAKRFRKGQAIVAVSPAMCTGERFFRLYRKTISYRKLAGLTRGQRRIVTDEQLAECFESFIRIGNTYCRENPEAVFIIDALDLFIVAVGADQVPDLVEDIIEKDAAHAVMLIAGGLGETPDSRDRAEQVVEAICAARIRPDTDGGPVFIGANCMGVISLPGNFDTWFIPKEKLPKNGSCPRSCCVVFYKASRTPEGKAATSSHTASIAGDYMVCESCVSQPGAIVARTFNEFQALMLLAETLNTKIIHGNRLAAVSGAGFEAVGMADSIQSDDFTMEFARFGNKTVTDVRSVLAAKGLDRLVTISNPLDISPAADDQVHGDIAEILCRDPGVDAVILSVDPMSPAMKTLDTDPEDRFCMHHKGAILHRLTHLNNTSETPIVAVVDGGRLYDPLRDALIAGCIPVFKVCDGAVAALSLYIQGRLRANAVRMSKEEGVIHD from the coding sequence ATGCAGTTGGATATTGATTTTGATTCCATTGAACAAATTTTTTCCAACGCCTGGGGGCAGGGCCGGGATTTTCTTTTTGAATCCGAAGTATACGAGCTTTTGGCGAAGTCCGGGTCAGAAACGTTTCCCCGGACCCGTCTGATCAAGCGCGGAACTCGAATTGCGGATGATGAGCTTGTGGCCATACCGGGGAAGAAAATCGTGTTGAAAATAGTCTCTCCCTATATCGTCCATAAAACAGAAGTGGGCGGGGTCCGGGTGGTGGACAATGAACCCGATAAGATCCGTTCCGCCGTGCGCCGGATGTTCTACGAGGTGCCGGAAAGCTATGCAGCCGGCTTGGCCCGTACCCAGGAAGGCCTGCCTGTGCATTATCAAGGTCTGACCGGTGACGCCCTGACAGCTGCAGTTTCCCGGGATGTTAAAGGCGTACTCCAGGTGCAGTATATGCCCCCGGATTCTGCAGCCTTTGGCAATGAACTCATTGTTGGACTGCGTCACACCCGGGAATTCGGCACCATATTATCTGCCGGATTGGGCGGTACGGACACGGCGTTATATGCCAAGCGATTCAGGAAAGGCCAGGCCATTGTGGCGGTCTCCCCGGCCATGTGCACAGGGGAGCGTTTTTTCCGGTTGTATCGCAAGACCATTTCATACAGAAAACTTGCCGGTTTAACCCGTGGACAGCGCCGTATTGTTACGGATGAGCAATTGGCGGAGTGTTTTGAGTCTTTTATCCGTATCGGTAATACCTATTGCCGTGAAAACCCGGAAGCTGTTTTTATTATAGATGCGCTTGATCTCTTTATTGTGGCTGTGGGGGCCGATCAGGTCCCTGACCTGGTCGAGGATATCATAGAAAAGGATGCTGCCCATGCCGTTATGCTTATTGCCGGAGGCTTAGGGGAGACCCCTGACAGCCGGGATAGGGCCGAACAGGTCGTGGAGGCGATCTGTGCAGCCCGCATCCGTCCGGATACCGATGGCGGTCCGGTGTTTATCGGTGCCAATTGCATGGGGGTGATTTCTTTGCCCGGAAATTTTGATACCTGGTTTATTCCTAAAGAAAAATTGCCCAAGAACGGATCCTGCCCCAGGTCATGTTGCGTGGTGTTTTATAAGGCCAGCCGGACCCCGGAAGGTAAAGCCGCCACCTCCAGCCATACCGCCTCCATCGCCGGGGACTATATGGTCTGCGAAAGCTGTGTTTCCCAGCCCGGAGCCATTGTTGCCAGAACCTTCAATGAATTTCAGGCGCTTATGCTTCTGGCCGAAACCTTAAATACCAAAATTATCCATGGCAACCGCCTGGCTGCCGTCAGCGGTGCCGGGTTTGAAGCCGTGGGAATGGCTGATTCCATCCAAAGCGATGATTTTACCATGGAGTTTGCCCGATTCGGCAATAAAACAGTAACTGACGTGCGGTCTGTGCTGGCTGCCAAGGGGCTGGACCGTCTGGTCACGATATCCAACCCCCTTGATATCAGTCCGGCGGCCGATGACCAGGTTCACGGCGACATTGCCGAAATTCTTTGCCGGGACCCCGGCGTTGATGCTGTAATTCTCAGTGTGGATCCCATGTCTCCGGCCATGAAGACATTGGACACCGACCCGGAAGACCGGTTTTGCATGCACCATAAAGGTGCGATTCTCCATCGGCTCACACATCTGAATAATACCAGTGAAACCCCCATTGTGGCTGTGGTGGACGGCGGCAGGCTTTACGACCCTTTGCGTGACGCCCTGATTGCAGGCTGCATTCCTGTTTTCAAAGTCTGCGATGGTGCTGTGGCGGCCCTCTCCCTTTATATTCAGGGCCGGTTGCGCGCCAATGCCGTCCGTATGTCAAAAGAAGAAGGTGTAATCCATGACTGA
- a CDS encoding lactate racemase domain-containing protein gives MRYPEYLEKKFNFPGFYRVKLALPSMALPDPANDLKAQLAKALDQSAIEPGQTVAVGVGSRGINKIADLVSQICRSIKEKGAHPVIIPAMGSHGSATPEGQEKTLAKLGVTSKICQATIASQMDAVKVGTVFDDVPVYFSKKAMEADHSICINRIKPHTKFKGDVESGLYKMLVVGMGKHTGALTYHNFALKYGFHTLLKAMGDTIIEQTNLCLGIGVVEDAYDQVMKIDVIPAAKISTREPDLLTLAKSHFPSLPYRNLDLLVVRQIGKEISGSGMDPNVTGRTCDLMEDDFSQSLDVKRLVILDLSANTAGNAIGLGNADIITEKVFAGMNYQATLMNALTAMSLKKASIPVRLPNEEKAVQAGFQTIGPVPPEKVRAVIIRDTMHTTDLLVSEGLARETQKLSCLKEMTPCRISFSSSGDLII, from the coding sequence ATGCGATACCCAGAATATCTTGAAAAAAAATTTAATTTCCCCGGATTTTACCGGGTAAAACTGGCTTTGCCGTCCATGGCACTGCCGGACCCCGCAAACGACCTGAAAGCACAACTGGCAAAGGCACTGGATCAGTCAGCCATTGAACCCGGACAGACCGTGGCCGTTGGCGTGGGCAGCCGGGGCATTAACAAAATTGCGGATCTTGTGTCGCAAATCTGCCGGAGCATCAAAGAAAAAGGGGCCCACCCTGTCATCATTCCCGCCATGGGAAGCCACGGCAGCGCCACGCCCGAAGGCCAGGAAAAGACCCTGGCAAAATTAGGCGTTACAAGTAAAATATGCCAGGCAACAATTGCCTCACAAATGGATGCAGTTAAAGTCGGAACCGTGTTTGATGACGTGCCTGTCTATTTTTCAAAAAAGGCCATGGAAGCCGACCACAGCATCTGCATAAACCGCATCAAGCCCCATACCAAATTTAAAGGTGATGTGGAAAGCGGGCTTTACAAAATGCTGGTAGTGGGCATGGGTAAACACACGGGCGCCTTGACCTATCATAATTTTGCCCTGAAATACGGATTTCACACGCTTCTCAAAGCCATGGGCGATACCATTATTGAACAAACCAACCTTTGCTTGGGCATCGGTGTGGTGGAGGACGCTTATGATCAGGTTATGAAAATTGACGTGATACCGGCGGCCAAAATCAGCACCAGGGAACCGGACCTTTTAACCCTGGCCAAATCCCATTTCCCCAGCCTGCCGTATAGAAATCTGGATCTGCTGGTGGTCCGGCAAATCGGCAAGGAGATCAGCGGGTCAGGCATGGACCCCAATGTCACGGGCAGGACCTGTGATTTAATGGAAGATGATTTTTCCCAAAGCCTTGATGTCAAACGGCTGGTGATCCTGGATCTGTCCGCAAACACGGCAGGCAATGCGATCGGCCTGGGCAATGCAGACATCATTACCGAAAAAGTCTTTGCAGGCATGAATTACCAGGCCACGCTCATGAATGCCCTGACCGCCATGTCTCTTAAAAAAGCATCCATTCCGGTCCGGCTGCCCAATGAGGAAAAGGCCGTTCAGGCAGGGTTTCAAACCATTGGTCCGGTGCCCCCTGAAAAGGTCCGGGCGGTGATTATCAGGGACACCATGCACACGACGGATTTGCTTGTGAGTGAAGGACTGGCCCGTGAAACCCAAAAACTATCCTGCCTTAAGGAGATGACTCCCTGCCGGATCTCATTCTCCTCATCCGGAGATCTTATAATTTAA
- a CDS encoding FAD:protein FMN transferase has protein sequence MPETKYMTTFIFALMLLMGTTLFLPARSLATQEYVFTGQTMGTTYSIKLISAKPLSKSLWQEKIDLRLKQVNACLSMYQKESELSRFNAAPEDQIFRVSADFYQVLEQCSRLHTLTSGAWDGTVKPLVDLWGFGTKGRRDKPPKPAEIKTALKSIGFNKLKIGDHNLTKTMPGITLDLGSIAKGYGVDEIARLIREGGIDNYLVEIGGELAAAGENKHRTAWIVGITNPEKGFLNSGLYKEIRLDNKAIATSGNYRNYFEKNGHTYSHIISPKTGYPVENGVVSASVISDTCTWADGLATALMVMDVHQALALINSLENTECLIIRQEGRKRTALRSSGFKFINKSG, from the coding sequence ATGCCTGAAACCAAGTATATGACAACATTTATATTTGCACTGATGCTGCTCATGGGAACAACACTGTTTTTACCTGCCCGGTCTTTGGCAACCCAGGAGTATGTGTTTACCGGCCAGACAATGGGCACCACCTATTCCATCAAGCTTATTTCCGCAAAACCGCTGTCGAAAAGCTTATGGCAGGAAAAAATTGATCTTCGCCTAAAACAGGTCAATGCCTGTTTATCCATGTACCAAAAAGAGAGCGAACTGTCCCGGTTCAATGCCGCGCCAGAGGATCAAATTTTCAGGGTATCGGCAGATTTCTACCAGGTTCTTGAGCAGTGCAGTCGCCTGCATACTTTGACATCCGGGGCCTGGGACGGCACGGTCAAACCTCTGGTGGACCTGTGGGGATTCGGCACAAAAGGGCGGCGGGACAAGCCGCCGAAACCGGCGGAGATTAAAACAGCACTTAAAAGTATTGGCTTTAACAAGCTTAAAATCGGGGATCATAACCTGACCAAGACAATGCCCGGCATAACACTGGATTTAGGTTCCATAGCCAAAGGGTATGGCGTGGATGAAATTGCCCGCCTGATCAGGGAAGGCGGAATCGATAACTATCTTGTGGAAATCGGCGGGGAGCTGGCCGCCGCAGGAGAAAATAAGCATCGCACGGCGTGGATTGTGGGCATAACAAATCCCGAAAAAGGGTTTTTGAATTCAGGTCTGTATAAAGAAATACGCCTGGATAACAAAGCCATTGCCACCAGTGGCAATTACAGAAACTATTTTGAAAAAAACGGGCACACATACTCCCACATTATCAGCCCGAAAACCGGTTATCCGGTTGAAAACGGTGTGGTATCGGCATCGGTTATTTCCGATACCTGCACCTGGGCTGATGGTCTTGCCACAGCACTTATGGTCATGGATGTCCATCAGGCTCTGGCCCTTATCAACAGCCTTGAAAACACCGAATGCCTTATCATCCGCCAGGAGGGAAGAAAAAGAACGGCATTGCGGTCATCCGGATTCAAGTTTATAAATAAGTCCGGGTAA
- a CDS encoding pyridoxamine 5'-phosphate oxidase family protein, with product MELKSYFESTDGTGILSTADSNGNVDAAIYSRPLFLEDKIAFIMRDRLTHKNLESNPHAVYLFIEEGPGYKGKRIYLTKVKEEKNSERIASLKRRKKDSNPDEDKFLVFFEFNSERPLVGDN from the coding sequence ATGGAACTTAAATCTTATTTTGAGAGTACGGACGGAACAGGTATTTTATCGACTGCGGACAGCAATGGTAATGTCGATGCGGCTATTTATTCACGGCCTCTTTTTTTGGAGGATAAGATTGCATTTATAATGCGGGATCGCTTAACGCACAAAAATCTTGAATCCAACCCCCATGCAGTCTATCTGTTTATAGAAGAGGGGCCGGGCTATAAGGGGAAGAGAATCTATTTGACTAAAGTCAAAGAAGAGAAAAATTCAGAGAGGATCGCTTCTCTAAAACGCAGGAAAAAAGATTCAAATCCCGATGAGGATAAATTTCTTGTATTCTTTGAATTTAATAGTGAAAGGCCTCTGGTTGGTGATAATTAG